The genomic window CACCGGTGGAATCTCGGTCACCCATCCCGGCCTCGTCTATCTAGGACTGGAGTTCCAACGCTCCTTCTCCTCCAACACGCTCCGCGGCGTCCACCGCGACGCCGACCATGTCATCGGCGCGCTGGCCGCGCATATCCAGAAGGCACCGGCAATGGTCGGGTTGTAGTGCCAACGATTGAACTCGCGGAACGCGGGGTATGCGGCGAGTAACAGGCTGGTTCGGGCTCGGTTCGCGGGTAGGCGGGCCGAGTCCGAAGCGGTCGGGAGGTCGCACCCGGCATCGTCAATGGCGACGAGCTACTCAATGACGAGCAGGCACGGCGGGAGCGGCTATACAGTTGGATCTTTCGGCGTTGCGGTAGTTGGATACCGTGCTCGCCCCTGAGAAAGGGGACACGGTTGTCCTTTCCGTTGCAGAATTCCGACGGCACCTTGCCGGAGCACGTCGCGGTCTCCCTGGGCTGGGATCCGTCCGATCAAGCTTTGTTCGTCGATTTCGACGGCACGGTGACCCCTGGCAACCGGATCGACTTGAATTCGGCGGCTTTGGTTTTCGCCGGCGAGGTACTGGTGGACACCGTCTACCACGAGCAGCTGGTTTCGCGAGACGGGTCGATCTCGCACAGTGGGGACAGCCCGACGGGGGAGGGCGTGGGGGACAACGAGGTGATCACCGTTGATCTGGCGCGACTGGCACCTGAGGTGACGGCGGTGATCTTCCTCGCGACCTCCTATTCGGGACAGAGTTTCGGGCAGATCGACAACGCGTACTACCGGCTTTTCGACACCACGACCGGCACCGAGATCACCCGATACCTGCTGAGCGGCGGCCCGCACACCGGGCAGGTGATGGGCAAGCTGCTTCGTACCCCGCAGTGCTGGTACTTCGTCGGGATCGGGGAGGGGATCTACGCGCATCATCTGTCCGAAGCGGTCCCGCAGATGGCGCGGTATCTGCCATAGCGTTGAAAGAGCGTCGTCAGAGCGGCTGGAATCCGGCGCCGATCTCGCCGCGAGCGTTCAGGTCGTGCACGATGGCGCTGATATTGGTACCGACCTCCGGACCGAGACAGCCGACGCCGAGGTAGGCGTTCACCATGCCGACCAGCGTGGTGCCGACCATGACGGGCGCCCCGGAATCGCCCTTCATCACACACATCTGGGTCCAGGTCTCGGTATTGGTGGCGCGGACATCACCCCAGGCGACGCCACAGCTCGTTCCGGTGGTGCTGCCCCGCTTGCACACCACCGTCGGGAACTGCGCGGGCGCACCGAGCCCGGTGATGGTGGTGCCGCCGACCCGGTTCACCGGAGTGACCCGCTGCTCATCGAATTCGATGACCGCGTAATCCAGGGTGCTGTCGGAGTAGACGAACCGTCCCACCCCCGTGCCGTCGGGATCGGCCTCGACGACGACGGTCGCGCCCGGCTCTCCGCAGTGTCCCGCAGTCAAACCGACCAGCCGCTGCGCGCTGTCCCTGCCGATTGTCGTCAGCGTGCACCCGGCCCGCGCGTCGACCACGATGCCGGAGCCGCCGCCGATCGTCGGTGGGGTGTCGTCTGCTTGGGCTTGCGCGGATGCGGATCCGGCGGCGAGCACTGCGGCGGTGGCGGCGAAGGCGAGCGCGGTTCGTGTCATGGGCATGACTCCTCTGGTTCGGTCGCCCGGCACCGTCGCACCGGGGTGTTCGCGACATTCCCGACTGGACCGATTCCAAACGGGCTATGTCGCAACCGAATTCACATAGGCGCTGTGGGCCTCCGTTAGGTGTTGCCGGTGCGGGCTTCCCTCAGCTGACCAATCCGCGCCGGATCAGGAGCGGCTCGATCGCGGGCGCGCGGCCACGGAACGACTCGAAGGCCGCCAGTGGGTCCACCGACCCACCCCGGGACAGCAATTCGCGCCGGAACACCGTGCCCTTCTCGCGGATCGACGTGGCGCCGTCGGTGAACCAGTCGACGGTGTCCGCGTCGAGCACCTCGCTCCAGATGTAGGAGTAGTAGCCCGCGGCGTACCCGCCCGAGAAGATGTGCGCGAAGTACCCGGTCCGGTACCGCGGCGGAATCGCCTCGATGGCCAGGCCCGCCTTCCGCAGCGCGGCCTCCTCGAACGCCTCGGCGTCGGCTCCGGCCAGCGCCTCGGCTCCGGGTACGCGGTGCCATGCCCAGTCCAGCAGTGCCGCACCGAGGTATTCGACGGTGCGGAATCCCTCGCCGAACCGCTCGGCCGCCACCATGCGTTCGACCAGTTCGGCGGGCATCTGCTCGCCGGTCTCGAAGTGCCGCGCATAGTTGGCCAGCACGTCCGGCTGAGCCATCCACATCTCGTTCACCTGCGAAGGGAACTCGACGAAGTCCCGAGGCACCTCGGTCCCGGCGAAGAACGGGTAGCGCACATCCGAGAACAGCCCGTGCAGCGCGTGTCCGAACTCATGGAAGAGCGTCCTGACGTTGTCCCAGGTCAGCAGGGCAGGCTCGCCCGCGGCAGGCTTTACAACATTGAGGTTGTTCACCACCACCGGCAGCGTCCCCAACAACCGGGATTGGCTGACGAGTTCGTTCATCCAAGCCCCGCCGTGCTTCGACGGCCGAGTGAAGAAGTCACCGAGGAACAGCCCCAGCGCGCTGCCATCCGCGTCGAACACCTCGAAGACCCGGACCTCAGGGTGGTACCCGACCAGATCCTCGCGCTCCCGGAAGGTGACCCCGTAGACCTGCTCGGCGGCGAAGAACACCCCGTCCCGCAACACCCGCTCGAGCTCGAAGTAGGGGCGCAGTGCCTCGGCGTCCACCGCGAACCGTTCGGCTCGCACCCGTTCCGACCAGTACAGCCAGTCCCAGGAGCGGAGTTCGCCGTCGTCGTCGGCCGAGTTCGCCCGCATCGCCGCCGTCAACTCGGTCGCCTCCCGCTCCGCGTTGGCCACCGCGGGCGAAACGAGCCGCCCGAGCATTTCCTCCACCGCCTCGGCCGAGCGCGCGGTCTGGTCCTCCACCGCATACGTCGCGTGATCCGGGTAGCCGAGCAAGGCGGCGCGCTCGGCCCGCAGGGTGGCGATCCGGACGGCGAGCACATCATTACCGTCCGCGCCGAATCCGCGCCCCAGCGAGGCCGCCATCATCCGGCGCCGCACCTCCCGGTCGGCCAGGTCACGCAGGACGGGCTGGTTGGAGACATTCTGCAGGCTCAGCGCCCACGCCCCTTCGCGGCCGAGCGACCGGGCATTCTCGGCCGCGGCAGCGACCGCCGCGGGAGCGAGTCCGGCCAATTCCTCGGCGTTCTCCAACACCAGCACGGCGGCGTTTCTGGCCGCCACATTGTTCTGCCCGAATTCGGTGGCTGCCGCGGCGATTTCGGTATTGAGCGCGCGCAGCCGAGCCTGGCCGTCGGCGTCGAGTCCGGCACCGGCCCGGACGAACCTGAGGTGGTACTGCTCCAGCAACCGCAATTCCTCAGCGTCCAAGCCGAGTTCGTCGCGGCGTCCATACAGCGCCTCGATCCTGGCGAAGAGCGCGGGATCGAGATAGATGGCGTCCCGGTGCGCGGCCAGCCTGGGCGACATCTCGGCCTCGATCGCGTCGGTACCCGGGCTGGAGTCCGAGGAGGCGATATTGAAGAAGGCATTGGCCACCCGGGTGAGCAAGGCTCCCGAACGTTCCAGCGCCACCACGGTATTGGTGAACGAAGGCGCGTCGTCCGCGGCGGTGATGGCGGCGACCTCGGCCAACTGCTCTGCCATGCCGCGCTCGAACGCGGGCACATAGTGCTCCTCCCGGATCTCGGCGAACGGCGGCAACTGGTAGGGGAGCGTGCTCGGCTCGAAGAACGGGTTGCTCGTCATAGCTGAAACCTTATGCCGGAACGGTGTACGACGGTGTGGGCGCTGCTACCGGCCGGAAGTGTCTGACTAGGATTGGCTTCTTTGTCGGTCCGTGGGCGTGTGAAGGGAATCCGTATGGCTCGCAAAGTGGTTGTGACGCTGGTCGATGACTTCGATGGGGAGTCGCAGGCCGAAGAGACGGTGATGTTCGCCGTCGACGGCGTGGGATATGAACTGGACTTGTCTGTCCTCAACGCCAGCAAGCTGCGTGGTGTCTTCGAGGAATGGACACCGCATGCGCGCAAGGTCGGCCGGGTGCCGCGCGGTAAGAACGGTACGGTGCGTCCAGCGGGGGATCGGGCGCAGACCGCGGCGATTCGGGATTGGGCGAAGCAGAGCGGTATCGAGGTGTCGAGCCGGGGACGGGTGTCGGCGGAGGTCGTCGAGGCGTACACCAAGGCGAACGCCTAGCCCGAGTTCGGCGTAGCGGATCGCGTGCTCTGGCCGGCGTTTGGCGCCGGGGGCACGCGATCTTTTTTCTCGGCCACGTTATGTCGTATGCCATATTGCCTACTCGGCGTACTAGTTGTTACCGTGCGTAACGTCAATATCCAGACGCGCGCATAACCGAAGGTCACGGGCTCGCACAGACAGCGGAGAAGGTCATGAAGAGTGCCTGGGTGTACGGCGTTGTAGTCCTGGTTCTAGGCGTGACGGCTCTCTTCATAGCCCGGCTGCGGCTGAGTGAGATCCCGGACTTGGCGATCGGGCATTCGACCCCGCCGCCGGTGCTGGGGCGGCCGAGCGGACAGGTCATCGACTACGAGATCGACGGGCCGAGCGGAACCTCGGTGCGGCTGTCGTATCTCGATGAACAGGGCCAGGTTCGCGATGTGTCGACCGGCCTGCCGTGGCGGACCTCGGTGCGCACCGACAGGCTGACCCTGCCGACGGGCGTGGTCGCGCAATCGGATGCCGATCATGTGTCCTGCCGCATCGTCATCAACGGGGAGCCCAGGGACGTCCAGGTGTCGGATGGGCCGTTCGCCGCGGTCAACTGCAAGGTGCCGGTGTCATGAGCGCCGTGCGGGCCCGGCTGCGGGAGCTACTCGTCAAGGTTCGTGGCGAGTTCGCGGTGCCGTTCGACAGGGAACATCTGCGCCGCAGGCCAGGCCGACCGGTTCTCGCGCGGCTGATGTACACGTTCTCGGTGCCGATCATCGCGGTGTGGTTGATAGCGGCAGGTGGGCTCAATTTCTTCGTTCCCCAGCTCGAGACGGTGGTCAAGGGACATGCCCAGTCCTTTCTGCCGGACGATGCCTCATCGGTGCAGGCGATCGTCAAGATGGGCCACTATTTCGGCGGGGCGGGGACGAACAATTTCGTCTATGTCCTGCTCGAAGGGGACGCCCCGCTCGGCAATGACGCGCATCGCTATTACACGGCGCTGCTGGATCGCCTGACTCAGGACAAAACGCACATCAATTCCGCGATGGACCTGTGGTCCAACCCGGACTTCTCCCCGGCGAGTGAGAGTTCCGACGGAAAGGCGTCGTATGTGCTGCTCAACCTGGCGGGAAATATGGGCACCGCCATGGCCATGGAATCCACCCAGGCGGCCAGGGACATCATCGCCGATTACCCGCCGCCGCCGGGGATCACGGTCCATCTGACGGGTCCCTCCGCGGTCGTCAACGACGAACTCCTGGCGATCAACGATTCCATGTTGCTCCTCATCGTCGTGTGCGCCGGGCTGGTCGGGGCGGTCCTGATCTGCGTGTACCGTTCGCCGATCACGGTGGCGATGCCGCTGCTCACGGTCGGCATGGGTCTCGCCGTAGCCCGCCCAGTGGTGGCCTACCTCGGCGAGCATCAGATGGTCGGCGTCTCGATCTTCGCGTCCGCGCTGCTCGCGGTGATCGTGCTCGGGGCGGGCACGAACTACGGCATTTTCCTGCTCGGTAGGTATCAAGAGGCCCGGCGTGCCGGTGCGGATCCCGAAACCGCGTACTACACGGCGCTGCGCGGGGTTCTGCACATCATCGTCGCGTCCGGCCTGACGGTTGCCGGGGCGACGGCCTGCATGTCCTTCACCAGGCTGGCGATCTTCAGCACCTCGGGATTGCCCTGCACGATCGCGGTGATGGTCACTCTCGCCGCCGCACTGACGCTGGGGCCCGCGCTGCTGGCGCTCGGGAGCCGCCTCGGCTTTTTCGAACCGCGCGCGCAGTCGTCGCAGCGTAGGTGGCGGCGGATCGCGACCAGCGTGGTCCGCTGGCCCGGCCCGGTGCTGGTCGCCGCCCTCACCGTGCTGGTGCTCGCCATCCTGGTACTGCCCACGTTCCGGCCCAGCTTCAACGAGCGCATAGCGCAACCGAGCGACTCGCAGGCGAACCAAGGATTCGCGGCGGCCGACCGTCATCTACCGCCGAATATCATGGCGCCCAGCATCTTTCTCGTCGAATCTGATCACGACCTGCGCAATCCCGCGGATCTGATCGCACTCGCGAAACTGACCAATGCCGTGTTGAAGGTCCCCGGAGTAAGTGCGGTGCAGGGAATTACGCGTCCGTTGACCACACCGTTAGAGCAGGGCACGCTCACCAACCAGGCGGGCTACATCGGCAACCGCTTCACCCAGATGACGACCATGCTCAGCCAGCGGCTCGACGACCTCACCACCCTGGCCGGACGCATCGATCAGCTGAATCTCACGGTCAAAGGTGTGGAAGGCGCGCTGAGCACTGGCAAAGCGGGCTTCGACGAGGTGAACAGCAATGCCGCCGCGCTCCAGACCGACGTTGCCGGTGTGGTCGACAAACTGAACTCGTTGCGGGATACTGCCGGGCCCGCAAGGCAATTCGTCAGCTCGATCCCGCAATGCCATGACGTGCGGGCCTGCCAGGCGGCGCTGACCGGGTTCTCTCTCTTCGACGATGTCGGCAAGCTCGACACCGTCGTCGACGGTCTGGTGCAGGGCGTCCATTCCGCCTCGCAGGCCTTCCCGCAGCTCGCCGCGCAGTTGGCGAGCGTCAAGGACTTCATCGCACAGGTGGAAGGCATTCTCGCGCCATTGCAGAGCACGCTGAACATGCTGCTCCCGCAGGTATCGGACATCACCCAATTCCTGGGAGAGGTCAGCAAGAGCTTCACCACGGGCGACCCCGACGACTTCTTCTTCATGCCCAGCCAGGCATTCGACAGCCCGCTCTTCAAGAGCGCACTGCCCTATTTCTTCTCGCCGGACGGCAAGGTGACCCGGATGATCGTCACACCGCAGATGGAGGGATTCAGCCGCGAGGCCATGGATCTCAGCGCGAAGATCATTCCGGCGTCCCTGCAAGCGATGAAGGGCACCTCGCTGGCGGGCAGCACGGTCAGTATCGGTGGCCCCGGCGGCACGCTGCTCAATATCGAGGCCTTCGTCCGCGAGGACTTCATCACCAGCGTCGTCGCCGCGTTCGCGTTCGTGTTCTGTGTGGTCCTGATTCTGCTGCGCAGCCTCGTCGCGGCCGTCGCGGTGATCGGCACGGTGGCACTGTCCTATCTGTCCGCATTGGGCCTGACCGTCCTGATCTGGCAGCACCTCATCGGCAATCCGCTGCACTGGTCGGTGGCGCCGGTTTCGTTCATCTTCCTGGTCGCCGTGGGTGCGGACTACAACATGCTGCTGGTGAGCAGATTCAAAGAAGAGCTCGCAGCGGGCATCAATACCGGGATCATCCGGTCGATGGTCAATACCGGCGGGGTGGTCACCACCGCGGGGCTGGTATTCGGTCTCACGATGTTCGCCATGCTCGTCAGCTACGCGCACAACATCGCCCAAATCGGCACCACCGTCGGGATCGGGCTCTTCCTCGACACCCTGATAGTCCGGTCCTTCGTGGTCCCCACCATCGCGGCGTTGGCCGGTCGCTGGTTCTGGTGGCCGATCAACATTCATCGGACCGCACCTGCAGGCCGACCGTGATACACCGGACAGCATGCGGTTGCTGATCATCTCCGATACCCACGTGCCCAAGCGCGCGCGGGATCTGCCGGAGCTGTTGTGGCGCGAGGTGGACGCGGCCGATGTGGTCGTGCACGCGGGCGACTGGGTCGAGGTGGCGTTGCTGGATCAGCTCGAGGCCCGCAGCAAGCGCCTGATCGGCGTGTACGGCAACAACGACGGCCCGCAGCTGCGCGCCAGACTGCCCGAGATCGCCCGCGCCGAACTGGCCGGGCTGCGGCTGGCGGTGGTGCACGAGACCGGACCCGCGAAGGGCCGGGAGCAGCGGTGCGCACGGGACTTCCCGGATACCGATGTGCTGGTGTTCGGGCACAGCCACATTCCATGGGACAGCGTTGCCGAGAGCGGGCTGCGGCTGCTCAACCCCGGTTCACCCACGGATCGACGACGGCAGCCCGAGCACACCTACCTGACAGCTCGGGTCCGTTCGGGTCGGCTGAGTGAGGTGGAACTGCATGCCATTCCGCCGCGGTGAGAGCTCATCGGGTGGCGAGGTAGATCGTGTTGCTCGACCGGCTTCCGGTGAGCAGGTTGTCGAAGAACACCTGCTGGGCTTCGACATCGGTGAAGACGGTTTCGAGGGTCGCGACGAATTGGTCGTCCGGGGCGTCGTCGGACCACAGGGCGAATGTGCCGCCCGGGGCGAGAAACGCGGACAAGGCGCGCAGGCCGTCCGGGGTGTAGAACGCACCGTGCGGGTGATGCAGCACGTGGCGTGGTGAGTGGTCGATATCCAGCAAGATCGCGTCGTAGGTTCGGCCAGGACGTGCCGGGTCGAACCCCATCGGGCCCGCGGCTGCCGCGAAGAAGTCCGCGCACACGAGCGTGACCCGGCTGTCGGCGGCCAATCCGGCAGTGTCGGGCAATAATTCGCGGTTGTGCCAGTCGATCACCGCCTCGGAATATTCGACGACGGTGAGTGTCCGAATTCGTGGATCGGCCAATGCTTCTCGCGCGGTGTAGCCCAAGCCGAGTCCGCCGACGATCACATCCAATTCCTCGCCGGGTGTACGGGCCAGGCCCAATCGGGCGAGCTCGCATTCAGCGACGGTGAACAGACTCGACATCAGGTACTCGTCGCCGAGCTTGACTTCATAGACATCGGTGCGCGCGGTGGGATCGAACCGGCGGCGCAGGCTGATCTCGCCCATCGGCGTCGGCTGCCAGCCGAGTTCCTCGAAGTGTGCGCTCATCGCAGTGACGATAGGCCTAGGGAGTCGGCTGCCCTCGGCGCGGCTTGCTGCCCAGTGGTCGCTGGTTCGAGGACGCATCTACTATCGACACATGATCCGGCTGACCGATCCGCGGCCAGTGCCTTCTGCTCTAACCAGCCCTCGTCCGCTGCGGCCGGCGGCAGATGACCTACCCGATGATCGTCTCCGTGGCTGGCTTGTCACCGCATTTCTTACCACCATCGCGGCGATTACGCGTTTCATCAATCTGAATTATCCGACCGATGGTGGATATCCGGTATTCGATGAAAAGTATTACGCATCTCAGGCTTGGGAGATGTTGACCAATGGGATGTGGATCGATGACAATCCCGCGTTCCCGGTAATCGTTCATCCGCCGGTCGGTAAGATGGCGATCGCGCTCGGGGAAGCGATTTTCGGTTACAACGCATGGGGCTGGCGGTTTTCCGCTGCGGTAGCGGGAACCGTGTTGGTACTGATCGTGATCCGGATCGCGCGGAGGTTGGCGCGGTCGACCATGGTCGGCGCGATCGCTGGGATTCTGATGATCGCCGACGGGGTCACTTTTGTGCAATCCCGTATCGGTATGCTGGATATCTTTCTCGCGTTGTTCGCCACTGCGGCATTCGGCTGTCTCGTGGTGGACCGTGACGAACTTCGGGCGCGGATGGCGCATGCCGATCGGGCCGGTCGCACCACCTCGACGCCATATGGCCCAAGGCCGGGTGTGCGATGGTGGCGGTTCGCTGCCGGCCTATTTCTAGGGCTTGCCTGCGGGACGAAATGGTCGGGAATCTACTTCGTGGTCGCGTTCTTTCTGCTGTGCCTGGTATTCAGTGCGACCATGCGGCGTTCCTACGGTGTGACCCGGCCGTGGGTCGGCACCTTCGTGCGTGACCTGGTCCCCTCGCTGTATGCAATGATCGTCATTCCGCTGGGTGTCTACCTCGCCTCGTACGGCGGTTGGTTTGCCAGTGAGACCGGTATCAACAGATATGCGGTCGGAAATCAAATCGGAACGGGCGGATTCTTTTCTTTCGTTCCCGATGCGCTGCGATCCCTGTGGTATAACAGCGGCCAGGTTCTCAACTTCCACACGCATCTGACGAACTCGGCGGGTAACCACCATCCGTGGGAATCGAAGCCGTGGACGTGGCCCATGGGGCTGCGCCCGATGCTGTACTACTTTCCTGACCCTAATACGGCAAGCGGCTGCGGCTATTCGCCGTGCGTGAAAGCCATGATGCTGCTGGGAACACCCGTCATCTGGTGGCTGGCATTGCCCGTGCTCTTTTGGGCTGCTTGGCGATCCATCACCCGTCGTGACTGGCGATACGCGACCGTACTGGTCGGCTACCTGGCGGCATGGCTGCCGTGGTTCGTGTCCCTGGATCGTCAGATGTATTTTTTCTACGCCACGGCGATGGCGCCGTTCCTGATGATGCTTCTCGCGATCGGGCTCGGCGATCTCGTCGGCCGGGCACCGCATTCCGACGAGCATCGGCGTTTGCGGCTGCTGGCTGTATGCCTGTACCTGGGAGTTGTAGTGGCCAACTTCGTCTGGATATGGCCGATTCTTACGGCGCTGCCGATTTCGATGGATACCTGGCAGCGAGAGTTGTGGTTGCCGAGTTGGCGGTAGCGCGTCAGCCACCGTTCTGCGGTGTACAGCGTGCGCGCAGGGTGGGCACGCCGGGTCCCGCGAGGTCGTCGCAGTAGGCATGTCTGCCCGCCATTGCCATCGTGAGGGCGATGGTCGTCCCGCGAACCAAGGGCCCGGTGCCAACAGCGAAGGGACCGTCGGTCGCCTCGAGGTGAAGGCCCTCGATAATGCGGCGGCTGGCCACCGTGAAATCGCGACCGGCGAAGAACCGCGCAACCTCGGTGGTCGCCGCGACCGACGGTGTGCGCGTCAGCCCGAGCGGCCGCCGAATGTCCTGGGCATGGACAACCACCTCGCCGAGCCAAGCCGCCGTATGCCCCGACGGCGCGGTGGTGGACGTGACGACCGCCCGGAACCGTTCGAGAGTTTCGGCTGGCGTCGCCCCCCGATGCTCGGCCAGCCGCCGATCATTGTGCCGGTCGAAATCGAAGCGGGCACCGAGCACACTCACCAGCCACCGCACCCGCCCGATACTCGCCCCCGCGGTGAGATGCGCAACAACCTCCTCCACCACCCAGCGCCCGCACAACGACCGCCGCCCCCACTGCCCGTCATCCAGTCCCGCGAGATCCTCCACCAACGCGGCCCGTTCCGCATGCGCCATAGCCCAAAGACTCTCGCGCGACACAACATCCGACACCGACGGTTCCTCCACTTCGAGCGAAGCCGGCCAGCAAGGACGGCCCTACGACTGATCCGCTCCCGGTGGGCGTGCGGTTCATCATTTGAGACGGTCGCGCTCGCTCGAATTCATCGGTCGTGCGGTGATCCCAGCCGTCGTGCGGATGGCGATGGTGCGCTTACCCAGTTGCGGCTACTTGCCGTCGTGGCGGTGCCCGATTTCCTTGGTGAGGGCGATGGCGTCGGTCAGCATTGCGGGGGCTTGGCTGCATTCGTCGGTGGTGATGTTCTTGGTGGTGCCGTTGCTATAGGTGACGGTCACGGTGAAGGAGAAGGCGTCGCGGCAGTCGTTTTCGGTGTAGGTGTCGTTCAATGCCAGGAATTGCTCGCTGCCGACCAGGTCGAATAGGGGAGCGCGGCGCTGGTTGTCGACCTCGGCATCTACGGTGTAGACCTCGTTGACGCCGGCGAAGCCGCCGGTCTGGTTCACTTCGACGCGGGTCGGCTCCGGAGCCCCTGTCCCGGGCGGGGTTCCGCCGGAGCCGCTGCAAGCCGCCGCCGCGAGAAGCAGCGTGACGACTACTGCGGCCGGAAGAAACAGCAGTTGTGAGAGACCACGGCGGGACCGGAATTCGCCCATACCGCACAGTATCGGCGCCGGGTACGTCGAGACAATGGAGCTCTCAACTGGGGAAAACTCGAGCGACTCCCGTGATGGTTATGACGCGCGTCACGTACTGTCACGTCTCGGGGGCCTGCGTTGTCCCATGGACATGACTGATCTCAACGACACCATCAAGGTCGTCGTCATCGGTGGCGGCTACGCCGGCACGGTGGCGGCCAATCATCTGCGGGTGCGCACCGACGTCGACGTCACCCTCGTCAACCCGCGCCCGAAATTCGTCGAACGAATTCGCCTGCACCAGTTCGTGGCCGGTACCAGCGAGGCCACCGCGGACTACCGCACGCTGCTCGGTGACGG from Nocardia iowensis includes these protein-coding regions:
- a CDS encoding TerD family protein; amino-acid sequence: MRKGTRLSFPLQNSDGTLPEHVAVSLGWDPSDQALFVDFDGTVTPGNRIDLNSAALVFAGEVLVDTVYHEQLVSRDGSISHSGDSPTGEGVGDNEVITVDLARLAPEVTAVIFLATSYSGQSFGQIDNAYYRLFDTTTGTEITRYLLSGGPHTGQVMGKLLRTPQCWYFVGIGEGIYAHHLSEAVPQMARYLP
- a CDS encoding S1 family peptidase; its protein translation is MTRTALAFAATAAVLAAGSASAQAQADDTPPTIGGGSGIVVDARAGCTLTTIGRDSAQRLVGLTAGHCGEPGATVVVEADPDGTGVGRFVYSDSTLDYAVIEFDEQRVTPVNRVGGTTITGLGAPAQFPTVVCKRGSTTGTSCGVAWGDVRATNTETWTQMCVMKGDSGAPVMVGTTLVGMVNAYLGVGCLGPEVGTNISAIVHDLNARGEIGAGFQPL
- a CDS encoding M3 family metallopeptidase — its product is MTSNPFFEPSTLPYQLPPFAEIREEHYVPAFERGMAEQLAEVAAITAADDAPSFTNTVVALERSGALLTRVANAFFNIASSDSSPGTDAIEAEMSPRLAAHRDAIYLDPALFARIEALYGRRDELGLDAEELRLLEQYHLRFVRAGAGLDADGQARLRALNTEIAAAATEFGQNNVAARNAAVLVLENAEELAGLAPAAVAAAAENARSLGREGAWALSLQNVSNQPVLRDLADREVRRRMMAASLGRGFGADGNDVLAVRIATLRAERAALLGYPDHATYAVEDQTARSAEAVEEMLGRLVSPAVANAEREATELTAAMRANSADDDGELRSWDWLYWSERVRAERFAVDAEALRPYFELERVLRDGVFFAAEQVYGVTFREREDLVGYHPEVRVFEVFDADGSALGLFLGDFFTRPSKHGGAWMNELVSQSRLLGTLPVVVNNLNVVKPAAGEPALLTWDNVRTLFHEFGHALHGLFSDVRYPFFAGTEVPRDFVEFPSQVNEMWMAQPDVLANYARHFETGEQMPAELVERMVAAERFGEGFRTVEYLGAALLDWAWHRVPGAEALAGADAEAFEEAALRKAGLAIEAIPPRYRTGYFAHIFSGGYAAGYYSYIWSEVLDADTVDWFTDGATSIREKGTVFRRELLSRGGSVDPLAAFESFRGRAPAIEPLLIRRGLVS
- a CDS encoding histone-like nucleoid-structuring protein Lsr2, with translation MARKVVVTLVDDFDGESQAEETVMFAVDGVGYELDLSVLNASKLRGVFEEWTPHARKVGRVPRGKNGTVRPAGDRAQTAAIRDWAKQSGIEVSSRGRVSAEVVEAYTKANA
- a CDS encoding MmpS family transport accessory protein; the encoded protein is MKSAWVYGVVVLVLGVTALFIARLRLSEIPDLAIGHSTPPPVLGRPSGQVIDYEIDGPSGTSVRLSYLDEQGQVRDVSTGLPWRTSVRTDRLTLPTGVVAQSDADHVSCRIVINGEPRDVQVSDGPFAAVNCKVPVS
- a CDS encoding RND family transporter codes for the protein MYTFSVPIIAVWLIAAGGLNFFVPQLETVVKGHAQSFLPDDASSVQAIVKMGHYFGGAGTNNFVYVLLEGDAPLGNDAHRYYTALLDRLTQDKTHINSAMDLWSNPDFSPASESSDGKASYVLLNLAGNMGTAMAMESTQAARDIIADYPPPPGITVHLTGPSAVVNDELLAINDSMLLLIVVCAGLVGAVLICVYRSPITVAMPLLTVGMGLAVARPVVAYLGEHQMVGVSIFASALLAVIVLGAGTNYGIFLLGRYQEARRAGADPETAYYTALRGVLHIIVASGLTVAGATACMSFTRLAIFSTSGLPCTIAVMVTLAAALTLGPALLALGSRLGFFEPRAQSSQRRWRRIATSVVRWPGPVLVAALTVLVLAILVLPTFRPSFNERIAQPSDSQANQGFAAADRHLPPNIMAPSIFLVESDHDLRNPADLIALAKLTNAVLKVPGVSAVQGITRPLTTPLEQGTLTNQAGYIGNRFTQMTTMLSQRLDDLTTLAGRIDQLNLTVKGVEGALSTGKAGFDEVNSNAAALQTDVAGVVDKLNSLRDTAGPARQFVSSIPQCHDVRACQAALTGFSLFDDVGKLDTVVDGLVQGVHSASQAFPQLAAQLASVKDFIAQVEGILAPLQSTLNMLLPQVSDITQFLGEVSKSFTTGDPDDFFFMPSQAFDSPLFKSALPYFFSPDGKVTRMIVTPQMEGFSREAMDLSAKIIPASLQAMKGTSLAGSTVSIGGPGGTLLNIEAFVREDFITSVVAAFAFVFCVVLILLRSLVAAVAVIGTVALSYLSALGLTVLIWQHLIGNPLHWSVAPVSFIFLVAVGADYNMLLVSRFKEELAAGINTGIIRSMVNTGGVVTTAGLVFGLTMFAMLVSYAHNIAQIGTTVGIGLFLDTLIVRSFVVPTIAALAGRWFWWPINIHRTAPAGRP
- a CDS encoding metallophosphoesterase family protein; this encodes MRLLIISDTHVPKRARDLPELLWREVDAADVVVHAGDWVEVALLDQLEARSKRLIGVYGNNDGPQLRARLPEIARAELAGLRLAVVHETGPAKGREQRCARDFPDTDVLVFGHSHIPWDSVAESGLRLLNPGSPTDRRRQPEHTYLTARVRSGRLSEVELHAIPPR
- a CDS encoding spermidine synthase, producing MSAHFEELGWQPTPMGEISLRRRFDPTARTDVYEVKLGDEYLMSSLFTVAECELARLGLARTPGEELDVIVGGLGLGYTAREALADPRIRTLTVVEYSEAVIDWHNRELLPDTAGLAADSRVTLVCADFFAAAAGPMGFDPARPGRTYDAILLDIDHSPRHVLHHPHGAFYTPDGLRALSAFLAPGGTFALWSDDAPDDQFVATLETVFTDVEAQQVFFDNLLTGSRSSNTIYLATR
- a CDS encoding dolichyl-phosphate-mannose--protein mannosyltransferase, coding for MIRLTDPRPVPSALTSPRPLRPAADDLPDDRLRGWLVTAFLTTIAAITRFINLNYPTDGGYPVFDEKYYASQAWEMLTNGMWIDDNPAFPVIVHPPVGKMAIALGEAIFGYNAWGWRFSAAVAGTVLVLIVIRIARRLARSTMVGAIAGILMIADGVTFVQSRIGMLDIFLALFATAAFGCLVVDRDELRARMAHADRAGRTTSTPYGPRPGVRWWRFAAGLFLGLACGTKWSGIYFVVAFFLLCLVFSATMRRSYGVTRPWVGTFVRDLVPSLYAMIVIPLGVYLASYGGWFASETGINRYAVGNQIGTGGFFSFVPDALRSLWYNSGQVLNFHTHLTNSAGNHHPWESKPWTWPMGLRPMLYYFPDPNTASGCGYSPCVKAMMLLGTPVIWWLALPVLFWAAWRSITRRDWRYATVLVGYLAAWLPWFVSLDRQMYFFYATAMAPFLMMLLAIGLGDLVGRAPHSDEHRRLRLLAVCLYLGVVVANFVWIWPILTALPISMDTWQRELWLPSWR